A genome region from Cydia pomonella isolate Wapato2018A chromosome 21, ilCydPomo1, whole genome shotgun sequence includes the following:
- the LOC133529716 gene encoding uncharacterized protein LOC133529716: MSAFNAPIPLSDIEAVLAWVDNFKLSRPTKKINRDFSDAVLLAEILNVYYPKLVEMHNYPPRNSHALKLNNWMTLNRKVLRKLKLNLCCSTMEQLANCAPGVIERVLIMVKDKIRRDEELNKSKEGQEPLDSGGSYYEACGDDEHVLVVPVKSRVNGILETIQQKVVSHDMFLALKQELKDLQECNDVLKNKVEHLDNLIKLKDERIDELQKQLERKQTRRKEVEALQNSLSIPFEPSPPSPKISDSVPLLSKSASLKFNESVCKIPVLEDNKSKDEVKFIKSDDKFKYEAKLAKSEDNISPKYSTTKPIVAKVETVSKIPKLEEFYLRDTSKTKLDDKRSEERILKVESMDSFRNGTNSKHSLIKLSTLDIKVAEYEVEVDNVESNVFKEFEMHEQKSEEYMDEFKDSVEDVVITIEDSIKKEVKEITNTLEFANENYT, encoded by the exons atgTCGGCATTCAATGCCCCCATCCCGCTTTCAGATATCGAAGCAGTATTAGCGTGGGTGGATAACTTCAAACTGTCGAGGCCTACAAAGAAGATAAATAGGGATTTCTCTGATGCCG TGCTCCTCGCCGAAATCCTCAACGTGTACTATCCAAAGCTGGTCGAGATGCACAACTACCCTCCCCGCAACAGCCACGCGCTCAAGCTCAACAACTGGATGACACTCAACAGGAAAGTGTTGAGAAAGCTGAAGCTCAACCTTTGCTGCTCAACTATGGAACAATTGGCTAATTGCGCTCCGGGAGTAATTGAGCGCGTTCTTATTATGG TTAAAGACAAAATCCGTCGAGACGAAGAACTGAACAAGTCGAAGGAAGGCCAGGAGCCTTTGGATAGCGGTGGCAGTTACTACGAGGCCTGTGGGGATGATG AACACGTGCTGGTGGTGCCTGTGAAGTCCAGGGTAAACGGCATCCTGGAGACCATTCAGCAGAAGGTGGTCAGCCATGACATGTTCCTCGCGCTGAAGCAGGAGCTCAAGGACTTGCAGGAATGCAACGACGTTCTTAAAAATAAG GTGGAACACTTAGACAACCTGATCAAATTAAAAGATGAACGAATAGACGAGCTACAGAAACAGCTAGAGAGAAAACAAACCAGGCGAAAGGAGGTTGAAGCTCTACAAAACAGCTTATCCATTCCATTTGAACCTTCCCCGCCCTCCCCTAAGATTTCTGATTCAGTACCTCTTCTGAGCAAGTCAGCGTCACTTAAATTCAATGAATCCGTTTGTAAAATTCCTGTGCTTGAAGATAACAAATCCAAAGATGAGGTTAAATTTATAAAGTCTGAtgataaattcaaatatgaagCCAAATTGGCAAAATCTGAAGATAATATATCTCCAAAATATAGTACGACCAAACCAATAGTGGCCAAAGTTGAAACTGTTAGTAAAATACCAAAATTAGAAGAATTTTACCTTAGAGATACATCTAAAACTAAGTTAGATGATAAAAGATCTGAAGAAAGAATATTGAAAGTCGAGTCGATGGATTCTTTCAGAAACGGAACCAATTCGAAACACAGTTTGATTAAATTAAGTACGCTGGATATTAAAGTTGCAGAGTATGAGGTTGAGGTCGACAATGTTGAATCAAATGTATTTAAGGAATTTGAAATGCATGAGCAAAAATCAGAAGAATATATGGATGAGTTCAAAGATAGTGTAGAAGATGTCGTGATTACTATTGAGGATAGCATCAAGAAGGAAGTAAAAGAAATAACAAACACATTAGAATTTGCTAATGAAAATTATACCTGA